From the Desulfobacterales bacterium genome, one window contains:
- a CDS encoding 3-keto-5-aminohexanoate cleavage protein, which translates to MEKLIITIAPTGSKPQKKHTPHVPVTTEEIVTCALRCEDEGASIIHIHARDKDENPSDDPQIFHEIVSRIKERCNLIIQVSTGGRAGTDVESRMQRLQMRPEMASLTTGSVNFPNSAYVNPPDLIDALATEMQRLHIKPEMEIFDLSMINNAIALGERDLADRPLHFNFVMGLRGAMPANVEHLVHLYSSLPSGSTWTVSGIGAAQLTMNLHAVLMGGHVRVGLEDNIYYRKGELATNERLVHRIVRLSEELGRDVATPDEARKILRLIPR; encoded by the coding sequence ATGGAAAAATTGATCATAACCATAGCGCCCACCGGGTCCAAACCTCAAAAAAAACATACACCCCATGTCCCGGTGACAACAGAGGAAATTGTCACCTGTGCCCTGCGCTGCGAGGATGAGGGGGCGTCGATCATTCATATCCACGCGCGGGACAAAGATGAAAATCCGTCGGATGATCCCCAAATTTTTCATGAAATTGTCTCTCGAATTAAAGAGCGCTGCAATCTCATCATCCAGGTATCAACCGGCGGACGGGCCGGTACCGATGTTGAAAGCCGCATGCAGCGCCTGCAAATGCGCCCCGAGATGGCCAGTTTGACAACAGGCTCGGTCAATTTTCCCAATTCGGCCTATGTCAATCCGCCTGACTTGATCGATGCGCTGGCCACAGAAATGCAGCGTCTTCATATAAAACCGGAAATGGAGATATTTGATTTAAGCATGATTAACAATGCCATTGCATTGGGCGAGCGGGATCTAGCGGATCGACCGCTGCATTTCAATTTTGTCATGGGGCTGCGAGGGGCAATGCCCGCAAATGTCGAGCATTTGGTCCATCTATACAGCAGCCTGCCTTCAGGCAGCACCTGGACGGTCTCGGGTATTGGGGCTGCCCAGCTGACCATGAACCTTCACGCTGTGCTGATGGGGGGACATGTAAGGGTCGGCCTGGAGGATAACATCTATTACAGGAAAGGCGAATTGGCAACCAACGAAAGGCTGGTTCATCGGATCGTCCGTTTGAGTGAGGAGCTGGGAAGAGATGTGGCCACACCGGATGAGGCCCGCAAAATTCTGCGCCTGATACCGCGATAG
- a CDS encoding pyridoxamine 5'-phosphate oxidase family protein — MKVPMRKKDREITDPIEIERVLKEGEIISVAMSKGDQPYVLPFNYGFLNGLIYIHSANKGFKLEVLAKNPNVAFNVITDVQLLPADKPSDCSVAYSSVVGFGRVRIVEDPVEKLAALEAIMVQYFPKNDAWQYPDKVVAACTVWCIEIKHLTGKTKQPPQEE; from the coding sequence ATGAAAGTGCCCATGCGCAAAAAAGACCGCGAAATTACCGATCCAATCGAAATAGAGCGCGTTCTCAAAGAGGGTGAAATCATCAGCGTGGCCATGTCTAAAGGAGACCAGCCCTACGTGCTGCCATTTAACTATGGTTTTTTAAACGGATTGATCTATATTCATTCGGCTAACAAAGGTTTCAAGCTGGAAGTGTTGGCGAAAAACCCCAATGTTGCTTTCAACGTCATCACAGATGTTCAACTTCTTCCGGCTGATAAGCCCAGCGACTGCTCGGTGGCCTATTCCAGCGTGGTGGGTTTTGGCCGGGTGCGCATCGTCGAAGATCCCGTTGAAAAGCTGGCCGCTCTGGAGGCCATCATGGTGCAGTATTTTCCCAAAAACGATGCCTGGCAATATCCAGATAAGGTCGTGGCGGCCTGTACGGTGTGGTGCATCGAGATCAAGCATCTGACCGGCAAAACCAAGCAGCCTCCCCAGGAGGAATAA
- a CDS encoding cobalamin-dependent protein (Presence of a B(12) (cobalamin)-binding domain implies dependence on cobalamin itself, in one of its several forms, or in some unusual lineages, dependence on a cobalamin-like analog.) produces the protein MAAQGQSLQKKAKEAIITLNKAAAIQIAEQAAAEISAAELLDLIEGGFKAGIMVVGDRFGKGDMFLPELVAAAETMKRALAILEPKLRESQVTQELMGKIVIATVKGDLHDIGKTMVSSLLMANGFEVIDLGIDVATPVIIEAARDNAADMICLSALLTTTILAQKEVIDALEEMGYRDDFKVMIGGAASSESWAQEIGADAYGADAQEATEIAISLLTK, from the coding sequence ATGGCAGCTCAAGGTCAAAGTCTTCAGAAAAAGGCAAAGGAGGCTATTATTACGCTGAATAAGGCTGCGGCAATCCAGATTGCCGAGCAAGCAGCTGCTGAAATAAGCGCAGCCGAATTGCTCGACTTAATTGAGGGCGGCTTTAAGGCCGGTATCATGGTTGTCGGAGATCGGTTCGGCAAGGGGGATATGTTTTTGCCGGAATTGGTGGCGGCCGCTGAGACAATGAAACGAGCGCTGGCAATCCTGGAGCCCAAGCTGCGTGAAAGCCAGGTCACACAGGAGCTAATGGGAAAGATTGTCATTGCCACCGTTAAAGGCGATCTGCATGATATCGGCAAGACCATGGTATCCAGTTTGCTGATGGCCAACGGCTTTGAAGTCATTGACCTTGGAATCGATGTTGCTACGCCGGTTATCATTGAGGCTGCCAGAGATAATGCGGCTGATATGATATGTCTTTCAGCCCTGTTGACCACCACCATCCTGGCCCAAAAGGAAGTCATCGATGCTTTAGAGGAGATGGGTTATAGAGACGACTTCAAAGTGATGATTGGTGGTGCCGCGTCGTCAGAAAGTTGGGCCCAGGAAATCGGCGCTGACGCATATGGTGCGGATGCCCAGGAAGCAACTGAAATTGCAATCTCTCTTTTAACAAAATAA
- a CDS encoding FAD-binding oxidoreductase — MLPQEAEIVVIGGGVVGSAITYFLARAGKSVVLIEKGCMAGEASGANAAFVWSITRKPGIDVRLAMHSFYVHRQLKAELEMDFEYVQGGGLLVIEDENQLPFVEAHLQKRADDGYPLKMIDAQQVLELEPHLAEERVVGAVYSAIDGITNPIFLVIALNLQAQKSGAQLFHYTEVRDIEVAGGQVQGVVTDKGTIKTNTVVNAAGSWGCLIGDMVDIKVPVAPFQLAMLVTEQLPPTVSHAIMGASYMVEEDSGKSEQLGCGLIMSQQKAGNLLIGASWRNAGYDKRTSQEEIELMARVNVRAMPMLKDVRIIRSYANFFPNTPDDLPILGPVEGVEGFIMACGHCGHGIGMGPGSGKLIQELICDGKTEIPLDELNLSRFDLNT, encoded by the coding sequence ATGCTTCCGCAAGAAGCTGAAATCGTCGTTATCGGCGGTGGCGTGGTGGGTTCAGCGATTACCTATTTTCTGGCGCGCGCGGGCAAAAGTGTTGTCCTGATCGAGAAAGGATGCATGGCCGGCGAAGCCTCCGGCGCCAACGCTGCTTTTGTCTGGTCCATAACGCGTAAGCCCGGAATTGATGTCCGACTGGCGATGCACAGTTTCTACGTTCATCGGCAGCTTAAAGCCGAACTGGAAATGGACTTTGAGTATGTGCAGGGTGGCGGGCTGCTCGTAATTGAAGACGAAAATCAACTTCCTTTTGTCGAAGCCCACCTGCAAAAAAGGGCCGACGATGGATATCCGCTGAAGATGATCGATGCCCAACAGGTACTCGAGCTGGAGCCTCATCTGGCAGAGGAAAGGGTCGTTGGCGCTGTCTACAGTGCGATCGATGGCATTACCAATCCTATTTTTCTGGTGATTGCTTTGAACCTACAAGCGCAAAAGAGCGGGGCACAGCTTTTTCACTATACCGAAGTGCGCGACATCGAGGTTGCCGGCGGGCAGGTGCAAGGCGTTGTCACCGATAAAGGCACCATTAAAACCAACACGGTAGTAAACGCCGCCGGGAGCTGGGGATGTTTGATCGGCGATATGGTTGACATTAAAGTGCCTGTGGCTCCCTTTCAACTGGCGATGCTGGTTACCGAGCAATTACCGCCGACAGTATCGCATGCCATAATGGGTGCTTCATATATGGTCGAAGAAGATAGCGGCAAATCGGAACAATTGGGGTGCGGTCTCATTATGAGCCAGCAGAAGGCCGGCAATCTTTTAATCGGTGCTAGCTGGCGCAACGCGGGCTATGATAAAAGAACCTCTCAAGAAGAAATCGAACTCATGGCCAGGGTTAATGTCAGGGCAATGCCGATGCTCAAAGATGTTCGCATCATCCGATCCTATGCCAACTTTTTCCCCAACACCCCGGATGACCTGCCGATTTTGGGTCCGGTCGAGGGGGTTGAGGGATTTATAATGGCCTGCGGCCATTGCGGTCATGGGATCGGCATGGGGCCCGGCTCGGGCAAGCTCATCCAGGAATTAATTTGTGATGGCAAAACTGAGATACCGCTCGATGAATTGAACCTTTCTCGTTTTGATCTGAATACATAA
- a CDS encoding FAD-binding oxidoreductase, with translation MGHNIGLDHRCDVVVVGGGIIGCTAAYYLAKKGFDVILLESGDLASGATGHNIGYIFMHTRIPGPQLDLASATHQIARNLPDELDYDFELRQNGGMIYFDKEAQLPIMQEFVEQRNKDGVTMQLLDKKEALEMAPVLPESTIGATYCPLDCLVNPTLYVRAFASAARRHGALIRTGTEVLAVNTDKDKVTGVKTAKGDIESKYVVLAAGGRTTQLTEKLGLALGIFTMRLQLMTTAPLEERLLDKCLYGPESAKQYKLFQDLPSYDDEAFRVDYEWRYETLFLQAANQMKAGNMLFGIPMDYPASVDIANTADTRGVGVMVESMYSNFPALKNAVFDRAWGRVVPFTSDSLPVIDFVPEFEGLLINSGHTFGNATGPISGILTAEMIAGEKTSIDVSPFSLKRPALESMAKAW, from the coding sequence ATGGGGCATAATATCGGCTTAGATCATCGGTGCGATGTTGTTGTCGTTGGAGGCGGCATTATCGGGTGCACTGCGGCCTATTATCTGGCAAAAAAGGGGTTTGATGTTATTTTGCTGGAATCAGGAGACCTGGCCTCTGGCGCAACCGGTCATAACATCGGCTATATCTTTATGCATACACGAATTCCAGGTCCCCAATTGGATCTGGCCAGCGCCACCCACCAAATCGCCCGGAATTTACCCGATGAACTCGATTACGACTTTGAACTGCGGCAAAACGGCGGTATGATTTATTTTGATAAAGAAGCGCAGCTACCCATCATGCAGGAATTTGTCGAACAGCGTAATAAAGACGGGGTTACCATGCAGCTGCTCGACAAAAAAGAAGCGCTGGAGATGGCCCCTGTTTTACCGGAAAGCACCATCGGCGCCACCTATTGCCCGCTGGATTGCCTGGTTAATCCGACGCTTTATGTCCGTGCCTTTGCAAGCGCTGCCAGAAGACATGGTGCCCTCATCCGTACCGGCACTGAAGTCTTAGCGGTCAATACGGACAAAGATAAAGTAACCGGCGTCAAAACGGCCAAAGGGGATATTGAATCCAAATATGTGGTGCTGGCCGCCGGGGGCCGGACGACTCAGCTAACGGAAAAACTGGGTCTCGCTCTGGGGATATTCACCATGCGGCTGCAGTTGATGACCACCGCACCTTTAGAAGAAAGACTGCTGGATAAATGCCTGTATGGTCCGGAAAGTGCCAAACAATACAAATTGTTTCAAGATTTGCCAAGTTATGATGATGAGGCCTTCCGCGTGGATTATGAATGGCGTTACGAAACCTTATTTTTGCAAGCTGCCAATCAAATGAAAGCCGGCAACATGCTTTTTGGCATCCCCATGGATTACCCCGCATCGGTTGACATTGCCAATACAGCCGATACGCGAGGTGTGGGGGTCATGGTGGAGTCTATGTACAGTAATTTCCCGGCTCTTAAAAATGCGGTCTTTGACCGGGCCTGGGGCCGGGTGGTGCCCTTTACCTCAGATAGTTTGCCGGTAATTGATTTCGTCCCCGAGTTCGAGGGGCTGCTGATTAATTCAGGGCATACCTTTGGCAATGCCACCGGGCCGATTTCCGGAATATTGACTGCCGAAATGATTGCCGGTGAAAAAACATCGATTGATGTCTCACCCTTTAGCCTGAAACGGCCGGCGTTGGAATCTATGGCTAAAGCATGGTAA
- a CDS encoding SRPBCC domain-containing protein: MEMKVGGEGAMAASPEEIWKVIFEPVFMSRVIPGCKDIVQPAEDEYRIKMVLGIPAVQGHYSGTLRILEKNPFDTIKGSIVGQGGLGKIDGTWEMQFEKSNDLESRVIYAVNVDISGPMASMVGGFMEQVAHSLVKQGLDSFNQAIMGAEEKGASETPLRTDSASEPNLIKMIFRSVLDVVISKFKSVFKPKRTG, encoded by the coding sequence ATGGAAATGAAAGTGGGCGGTGAGGGCGCCATGGCGGCGTCTCCGGAAGAAATATGGAAAGTTATTTTTGAACCGGTTTTTATGTCGCGGGTCATTCCGGGCTGTAAAGACATCGTCCAACCGGCAGAGGATGAATACAGGATTAAAATGGTTTTGGGAATACCAGCCGTTCAGGGGCACTACTCCGGAACCCTAAGAATATTGGAAAAAAATCCTTTTGATACCATCAAGGGCTCGATTGTCGGCCAGGGGGGCTTGGGGAAAATTGACGGAACCTGGGAAATGCAATTTGAAAAAAGCAATGATCTGGAAAGCCGGGTGATCTATGCTGTCAATGTCGATATCAGCGGCCCCATGGCCAGCATGGTGGGCGGTTTTATGGAGCAGGTCGCGCACTCGCTAGTCAAACAGGGTCTGGATAGCTTTAATCAGGCCATCATGGGTGCCGAAGAAAAGGGTGCCTCCGAGACGCCCTTACGGACAGACTCAGCATCCGAACCGAACCTCATAAAAATGATATTCAGATCCGTATTGGATGTAGTGATCTCCAAATTTAAAAGCGTATTCAAACCAAAAAGAACCGGTTGA
- a CDS encoding trimethylamine methyltransferase family protein has product MQTAVPKVDLLDTAAKERIHEASLSILEETGIQIDSEMVANTLQEHDIPCEVTGKQGDRTLWRVKFARDLITKSLQTAPKTITLGGRERGHDLYLDGKGSPHSVYYGTLGSAPVVHDIETGQRRLGTLEDLAQFARLTQHLEHLDFFHVSVMPSDVPNAVVELYRWKTTFENTAKHSITAAAYDVKNLPFLLEMAAVVQGGEDELRRRPIFSATECPIAPLFFAERTAENIVELARAGLPSIIYSEPFAGASSPVTLAGTLLVTNAEQLAGIALTQITNPGAPVIYGGVSTTMDIRTGNISFGSPETGLLNVATTEMARFYEMPKEGSGGRTDSKQVDCQAGFEKQGNLLLAALAGANLNNCAGTLESNYAVSLAQLVIDDDIAKRTKRILAGMAFDEETLAADLIKEIGPGGQYLGNQHTLAHMRQELCLSDLCSKGTYEDWVKKGSLSLEQMAKQKAEELLNFSEPAPLDPAVVKELEKILRSAEKAHGIV; this is encoded by the coding sequence ATGCAAACGGCCGTTCCCAAAGTCGACTTACTCGATACAGCAGCCAAAGAGCGCATCCATGAAGCCTCGCTTTCCATTCTGGAAGAGACCGGTATTCAAATTGATTCGGAAATGGTTGCCAACACCCTGCAAGAGCACGATATCCCATGTGAAGTTACCGGAAAGCAAGGTGACCGGACCCTGTGGCGCGTCAAGTTTGCCAGGGACCTCATCACCAAATCACTGCAGACCGCCCCCAAGACCATTACCCTGGGCGGCCGAGAACGGGGACATGATCTTTACCTGGATGGCAAAGGTTCGCCGCATTCCGTTTATTACGGCACGTTGGGCAGTGCCCCGGTGGTGCATGATATTGAAACCGGACAAAGGCGGCTCGGGACCTTAGAGGATCTAGCCCAGTTTGCACGCCTGACCCAGCACCTGGAGCATCTGGATTTTTTTCACGTGTCCGTCATGCCGTCGGATGTTCCGAATGCCGTGGTGGAACTCTACCGCTGGAAGACCACATTTGAAAACACCGCCAAACATTCCATAACAGCGGCGGCCTATGATGTTAAGAATTTGCCTTTCTTACTGGAGATGGCGGCGGTGGTGCAGGGCGGGGAAGATGAACTGCGTCGCCGGCCGATTTTTTCCGCCACCGAATGTCCGATTGCGCCGCTGTTTTTTGCCGAACGCACGGCTGAAAACATCGTTGAACTGGCGCGCGCCGGCCTGCCGTCTATCATCTATTCAGAACCGTTTGCCGGTGCTTCCTCACCGGTCACTTTGGCCGGCACCCTCCTGGTCACCAATGCCGAACAACTGGCCGGGATTGCGCTGACCCAGATAACCAATCCGGGCGCACCGGTCATTTACGGCGGCGTTTCAACGACCATGGATATTCGAACCGGAAACATTTCTTTCGGGTCACCCGAAACAGGTCTGCTGAATGTGGCCACCACCGAAATGGCTCGCTTTTATGAAATGCCGAAAGAAGGCAGCGGCGGCCGAACCGATTCAAAACAGGTGGATTGTCAGGCCGGGTTCGAAAAACAAGGCAATCTGCTGCTGGCCGCTCTGGCCGGAGCCAATCTGAACAATTGTGCCGGAACGCTTGAAAGCAATTATGCGGTCAGCCTGGCTCAGCTGGTCATCGATGACGATATCGCCAAGCGCACCAAACGAATCCTGGCGGGTATGGCTTTTGATGAAGAAACCCTGGCCGCCGATTTGATTAAAGAGATCGGGCCGGGGGGGCAGTATTTAGGCAACCAGCATACCCTGGCCCACATGCGCCAGGAGCTTTGCCTGTCGGATTTATGCAGTAAGGGAACCTATGAAGACTGGGTTAAAAAAGGCAGTCTCAGCCTTGAGCAAATGGCAAAACAGAAAGCCGAAGAGCTTTTGAACTTTTCAGAACCGGCCCCTTTGGATCCGGCCGTGGTCAAGGAGCTGGAAAAGATATTGCGCAGTGCAGAGAAGGCCCATGGGATTGTGTGA
- a CDS encoding FAD-dependent oxidoreductase: MRTSDIVIIGGGPGGVAAAIKATGSGVNVTLLDENECLGGQCFRQYQKGFNVADPDALGPDYTEGQDLLHQFYSHADKIQYLNNTLVWGIFDDRSLALARNGTSSSLRFKHLVVATGAYDRPVPFPGWTLPGVFAAGGAQKLVKTERVLPGENILLAGTGPLQLVLADQIIKAGGNISAILETGNYANHWLQALKGVLGNWNFLKEGMQYWRSIKKAGVPLLQSHILLEARGDGRVQEAVIAEVDKDWRPSLNTARFIKVDTICLGYGLVSSAELTMLAECEHEYDLRRGGYIPLRKANMETSVPGIYAVGDGAGVAGRKAAIAEGCIAGIAAARALGTISPATAAEQMRPYQKKLNTINRFRKVLDNISLPRKGLCELATDDTVICRCEEVTLKQLEAALSDGNLRIKDVKRMTRLGMGACEGRMCGPAVIELLRHRLNVAVEDVGTLNPRPSIKPVALGVLAADETKPVVSGVSEQMTENRGY, from the coding sequence GTGAGAACATCCGATATTGTCATCATCGGCGGCGGGCCCGGTGGGGTGGCGGCTGCCATAAAAGCGACCGGGTCCGGGGTGAACGTCACGCTGTTGGATGAAAATGAATGTTTGGGGGGCCAGTGCTTCCGACAATATCAAAAAGGTTTTAACGTCGCCGATCCTGACGCTCTGGGTCCGGATTATACAGAGGGACAGGATTTGCTGCATCAATTCTATTCTCACGCAGATAAAATCCAATATTTAAATAATACCCTGGTGTGGGGGATATTTGATGATCGCAGCCTTGCCCTGGCGCGTAACGGTACCTCATCCAGTTTGCGCTTTAAGCACCTGGTCGTCGCTACGGGCGCCTATGATCGACCGGTTCCGTTTCCGGGTTGGACACTTCCCGGTGTTTTTGCCGCCGGCGGGGCTCAAAAGCTCGTCAAAACAGAACGCGTACTTCCCGGAGAAAACATCCTGCTTGCCGGCACAGGACCCTTACAATTGGTCCTGGCTGACCAGATTATCAAGGCCGGTGGCAATATATCGGCAATACTGGAAACCGGTAATTATGCCAATCATTGGCTGCAGGCATTAAAGGGCGTCTTGGGCAATTGGAATTTTTTAAAAGAAGGCATGCAGTATTGGCGCAGCATTAAAAAAGCCGGTGTTCCGCTGTTGCAAAGCCATATTCTCCTCGAGGCCCGTGGCGATGGGCGTGTCCAGGAGGCGGTGATTGCGGAAGTCGATAAGGATTGGAGACCCAGTTTAAATACCGCCCGCTTCATAAAAGTGGACACCATCTGTTTGGGTTACGGCCTGGTGTCTTCAGCAGAGCTGACGATGCTGGCTGAATGTGAGCACGAATACGATCTGAGACGGGGAGGCTACATTCCGCTGCGCAAGGCCAACATGGAAACCAGCGTGCCGGGTATCTATGCGGTTGGCGATGGCGCCGGCGTTGCCGGCAGAAAAGCCGCCATTGCGGAAGGCTGTATTGCCGGGATTGCGGCAGCCCGCGCTCTGGGCACCATTTCACCGGCAACCGCCGCTGAACAAATGCGGCCTTACCAAAAAAAACTGAATACCATCAATCGATTCCGCAAAGTCCTCGACAACATCAGTCTGCCGCGTAAAGGCCTTTGCGAGCTGGCAACCGACGACACGGTCATTTGCCGCTGTGAAGAGGTAACGCTTAAACAATTAGAAGCGGCGCTGTCGGATGGCAACCTGCGCATAAAAGATGTCAAACGCATGACCCGCTTGGGCATGGGTGCCTGTGAGGGGCGTATGTGCGGGCCGGCCGTTATTGAATTGCTGCGGCATCGGCTCAATGTGGCAGTTGAAGATGTCGGAACTTTAAACCCCCGACCATCGATTAAACCAGTTGCCCTCGGCGTGCTGGCCGCAGACGAAACAAAGCCTGTGGTGTCAGGTGTCAGCGAACAGATGACGGAAAACAGAGGATATTAA